The Achromobacter pestifer genome includes a region encoding these proteins:
- a CDS encoding zinc-binding dehydrogenase: MKAVVIHGHGGPDVMQYDPAFPDPKAGEGDVILRVKATSINYHDVFTRRGMPGIKLDFPVIMGLDVAGEIVEVGPGVEGWAAGDRVLVDPINRAEGGLMGETVHGGLAELCKARAHQLIRIPDGVSYEQAAALPVAFGTAYRMMHTIGQVQAGEKVLVLGASGGVGVGCVMLAKIAGAEVVACASSEAKMQRLRELGADHVINYSEADFARVVYELYGKPHRRKFDGGVDVAVNFTGGDTWVKSMRCLRRGGRLLTCGATAGYDPQTDLRFIWTFELNIRGSNGWMREDLDALLALVQSGKMQVPVDRVLSLDEAGEALRLIEDREVMGKVVVTP; encoded by the coding sequence ATGAAGGCAGTAGTCATACACGGACATGGCGGTCCGGACGTCATGCAATATGATCCCGCGTTCCCCGATCCGAAGGCGGGCGAGGGCGACGTGATCCTGCGGGTCAAGGCGACTTCGATCAACTATCACGACGTGTTCACGCGCCGGGGCATGCCCGGCATCAAGCTCGATTTCCCGGTGATCATGGGCCTGGACGTGGCGGGCGAGATCGTCGAGGTCGGTCCGGGCGTCGAGGGCTGGGCGGCCGGCGACCGCGTGCTGGTCGATCCCATCAACCGGGCCGAGGGCGGCCTGATGGGAGAAACCGTCCATGGCGGCCTGGCCGAATTGTGCAAGGCGCGCGCGCACCAGTTGATCCGCATCCCGGACGGCGTGAGCTATGAGCAGGCCGCCGCGTTGCCGGTGGCCTTCGGCACGGCCTACCGGATGATGCACACGATAGGCCAGGTCCAGGCCGGGGAAAAAGTCCTGGTGCTGGGCGCCAGCGGCGGCGTGGGCGTGGGCTGCGTGATGTTGGCGAAGATCGCGGGCGCCGAGGTCGTCGCCTGCGCCAGCAGCGAGGCCAAGATGCAGCGCCTGCGTGAACTGGGCGCGGACCATGTCATCAACTATTCGGAAGCCGACTTCGCCCGCGTGGTCTACGAACTCTATGGCAAGCCGCATCGACGCAAGTTCGATGGCGGCGTCGACGTCGCGGTGAATTTCACCGGCGGCGATACCTGGGTCAAGTCCATGCGCTGCCTGCGGCGCGGCGGCCGCCTGCTGACCTGCGGCGCGACCGCGGGCTACGACCCGCAGACCGACCTGCGCTTCATCTGGACCTTCGAGCTGAACATCCGTGGCTCCAACGGCTGGATGCGCGAGGACCTGGATGCCTTGCTGGCGCTGGTGCAGTCGGGAAAGATGCAGGTCCCGGTGGACCGCGTGCTGAGCCTGGACGAGGCGGGCGAGGCGCTGCGCCTGATCGAGGACCGCGAAGTCATGGGCAAAGTGGTGGTGACGCCATGA
- a CDS encoding PaaI family thioesterase has translation MSEVMTIEEMQQRLQKAPFNSFMGLTVLSADYDRQEIVMQMKLRPEFERMAGSGQFHGGVIAAMIDAVGQYVLMMMLGKPLATINFRTDYLRPATNTSLRAVGRVLRMGKSICVSDVEVRDDADKLVAVGRANFATPS, from the coding sequence ATGAGCGAAGTGATGACGATCGAAGAAATGCAGCAGCGTCTGCAGAAGGCCCCCTTCAACAGTTTCATGGGGCTTACCGTGCTGTCCGCCGACTACGACAGGCAGGAGATCGTGATGCAGATGAAGCTGCGTCCGGAGTTCGAGCGCATGGCGGGCAGCGGGCAATTCCATGGCGGCGTGATCGCGGCGATGATAGACGCGGTCGGCCAGTACGTGCTGATGATGATGCTGGGCAAGCCGCTGGCGACCATCAACTTCCGCACAGACTATCTGCGTCCGGCCACCAACACCAGCCTGCGCGCGGTAGGCCGGGTGCTGCGCATGGGCAAGAGCATATGCGTGTCGGATGTGGAGGTGCGAGACGATGCCGACAAGCTGGTGGCGGTAGGCCGCGCCAACTTCGCGACGCCTTCCTGA
- a CDS encoding GntR family transcriptional regulator yields MNMTSMEPAEKGRRAFSHVLEKLREMVISYEIKPGERLNEVALAERLGVSRTPVREALHLLARDGFLEEAGRGYVRRQLNLKEMIDLYETREVLEIACLQLAFERASPQKLDALEAFLADSRSKSPDLPVTELVHLDETFHQMLAEMSGNLELQRVLHNVNERIRFIRWINMERIGRDKTQAEHAAILAALRAGDLAAAQQNLRSHISKRTEQIKESIAQGLARIYLDGVEDLHEA; encoded by the coding sequence ATGAACATGACAAGCATGGAACCGGCGGAAAAAGGTCGACGCGCTTTCTCGCACGTGCTGGAGAAGCTGCGCGAGATGGTGATTTCCTATGAAATCAAACCCGGCGAACGCCTCAACGAGGTGGCCCTGGCCGAACGCCTGGGCGTCAGCCGCACGCCGGTGCGCGAGGCCTTGCACCTGCTGGCGCGCGACGGTTTCCTGGAGGAAGCCGGACGCGGCTATGTGCGGCGTCAGCTGAACCTCAAGGAAATGATCGATCTCTACGAGACCCGCGAGGTCCTGGAGATCGCCTGTCTGCAGCTGGCCTTCGAGCGCGCCAGCCCGCAGAAGCTGGATGCGCTGGAGGCTTTCCTGGCGGACAGCCGCAGCAAGTCGCCGGACTTGCCGGTCACGGAACTCGTGCACCTGGACGAAACCTTCCACCAGATGCTGGCGGAGATGTCGGGCAACCTGGAATTGCAGCGGGTGCTGCACAACGTGAACGAACGCATCCGCTTCATCCGTTGGATCAACATGGAGCGCATCGGGCGCGACAAGACCCAGGCCGAGCATGCGGCGATACTGGCGGCCCTGCGTGCCGGCGACCTGGCCGCGGCACAGCAGAACCTGCGCAGCCATATTTCCAAGCGCACCGAACAGATCAAGGAATCGATCGCGCAGGGGCTGGCCCGGATCTACCTGGACGGGGTCGAAGACCTGCACGAGGCCTGA
- a CDS encoding LysE/ArgO family amino acid transporter, which translates to MTTAYIPGFLLGLSLIMAIGAQNAFVLRQGLRQEHVFAVCLACALSDAILISIGVAGFGLAVGALPWLESALRYGGALFLFAYAARSLISALRVRHDSLTPSATRTAGRAAALATCLALTWLNPHVYLDTVVLLGSVSSQYDGHKTAFALGAISASFAFFFALGYGARLLRPVFANPNAWRVLDGCVAAAMFAIGLKLVL; encoded by the coding sequence ATGACCACCGCCTACATTCCCGGATTCCTGCTCGGCCTGAGCCTCATCATGGCGATCGGCGCGCAGAACGCCTTCGTCCTGCGCCAGGGACTGCGCCAGGAACATGTCTTTGCCGTCTGCCTGGCCTGCGCCCTGTCGGACGCCATCCTGATCAGTATCGGCGTGGCGGGCTTCGGGCTGGCGGTCGGCGCCCTGCCCTGGCTGGAATCCGCCCTGCGCTATGGCGGCGCGCTATTCCTCTTCGCCTACGCGGCGCGCAGCCTGATATCGGCGCTGCGCGTCCGCCACGACAGCCTGACCCCGTCGGCCACCCGGACCGCGGGACGCGCCGCCGCGCTGGCCACCTGCCTGGCCCTGACCTGGCTCAATCCGCACGTGTACTTGGACACCGTGGTGCTGCTGGGCTCGGTCTCCAGCCAGTACGACGGCCACAAGACCGCCTTCGCGCTGGGCGCGATCTCGGCCTCGTTCGCCTTCTTTTTTGCCCTGGGTTATGGCGCGCGCCTGCTGCGGCCGGTCTTCGCCAATCCCAATGCGTGGCGGGTGCTGGACGGCTGCGTCGCCGCGGCCATGTTCGCCATCGGACTGAAGCTCGTGCTCTGA
- a CDS encoding YdcH family protein, producing MFPEYRHLITQLKSENAHFSALFQRHNDLDQEIKNMEAGIQPASGNEVEVLKKEKLHLKDKLYGILRAADQGGS from the coding sequence ATGTTCCCTGAATACCGCCACCTCATTACCCAACTGAAATCCGAAAACGCGCATTTCTCCGCGCTGTTCCAGCGTCACAATGACCTGGACCAGGAAATCAAGAACATGGAGGCCGGTATCCAGCCGGCGTCGGGCAATGAGGTCGAAGTGCTCAAGAAAGAAAAACTGCACCTGAAGGACAAGCTGTACGGCATCCTGCGCGCTGCCGACCAGGGCGGCAGCTGA
- a CDS encoding sterol desaturase family protein, translated as MNQRASFLRQVLQLFKQDGRIRPGTGMISGVIALFLAILSVLGVLAFHFPAYLTTPELRSFYNVDAMRALLFGALLASGTIALTNTVLGRQRWLNIAAFLLVCGAVAAGGSNVVVTTSNTGNHPYVGLDWFILDLLASSTVFIIFEKLFPLYPGQPVFRGEWQVDMKHFLFNHLSVGAVLLCINFFVHRLFSWAAYEPLQQAIVSLPYLVELFLAVLVADLVQYAAHRAYHEVPFLWRIHAVHHSTRTLDWLAGSRLHIVELLITRVAVLGVLFALGFSKPVLDAYIIIVGFQAVLIHSNVKVPWGWLRYIIVTPDSHHWHHSSDTEAIDRNYAAHFSFIDYAFGTAVRGVSKRLPENYGILDNDMPSTFLAQQAYPFARKK; from the coding sequence ATGAATCAGCGCGCGTCCTTCCTTCGACAGGTCTTACAGCTTTTCAAGCAGGACGGGAGGATCCGCCCGGGCACGGGCATGATCAGCGGCGTGATCGCGCTGTTCCTGGCCATCCTGTCGGTGCTGGGCGTGCTGGCGTTCCATTTCCCGGCCTACCTGACCACGCCGGAGCTGCGCAGCTTCTACAACGTGGACGCCATGCGCGCGCTGCTGTTCGGGGCGCTGCTGGCGTCCGGCACGATAGCCCTGACCAACACCGTGCTGGGCCGCCAGCGCTGGCTGAACATTGCGGCCTTCCTGCTGGTGTGCGGCGCGGTCGCGGCGGGGGGCAGCAACGTGGTGGTGACCACGTCCAATACGGGCAATCATCCCTATGTGGGGCTGGATTGGTTCATCCTGGACCTGCTGGCGTCCAGCACCGTGTTCATCATTTTCGAGAAACTGTTCCCCCTGTACCCGGGCCAGCCGGTGTTCCGCGGCGAATGGCAGGTGGACATGAAGCACTTCCTGTTCAACCACCTGTCGGTGGGGGCGGTGCTGCTGTGCATCAATTTCTTCGTGCACCGGCTGTTTTCCTGGGCGGCCTACGAGCCCCTGCAACAGGCGATCGTGTCGCTGCCGTATCTGGTGGAATTATTCCTGGCCGTGCTGGTGGCGGATCTGGTGCAGTACGCGGCGCACCGCGCCTACCACGAGGTGCCGTTCCTGTGGCGCATCCATGCGGTGCATCACAGCACCCGCACCTTGGACTGGCTGGCCGGTTCGCGCCTGCACATCGTCGAATTGCTGATCACCCGGGTCGCGGTGTTGGGCGTGCTGTTCGCGCTGGGTTTCTCCAAGCCGGTGCTGGACGCCTACATCATCATCGTCGGCTTCCAGGCGGTGCTGATCCATTCCAACGTGAAGGTGCCCTGGGGCTGGCTGCGCTACATCATCGTGACGCCGGACTCCCACCACTGGCACCATTCGTCGGATACCGAGGCCATCGACCGCAACTACGCCGCCCATTTCTCGTTCATCGATTACGCGTTCGGCACGGCGGTGCGCGGCGTGAGCAAGCGCCTGCCCGAGAACTACGGGATCCTGGACAACGACATGCCAAGCACCTTCCTGGCGCAGCAGGCCTACCCGTTCGCCCGCAAGAAATGA
- the ycaC gene encoding isochorismate family cysteine hydrolase YcaC encodes MTKPYVKLDKTQAAVLLVDHQVGLLSLVRDFQPDQFKNNVLALADLAEYFKLPTILTTSFEDGPNGPLVKELKDKFPKAPYIARPGNINAWDNEDFVKAVKATGKKQLIIAGVVTEVCVAFPALSALEEGFDVFVVTDASGTFNEVTRNAAWSRMEQAGAQLMSWFGVACELHRDWRNDIEGLGTLFSNHIPDYRNLMAAYSTVKGSR; translated from the coding sequence ATGACCAAGCCCTATGTGAAACTCGACAAGACCCAGGCCGCGGTGCTGCTGGTCGACCACCAGGTGGGCCTGCTGTCCCTGGTCCGGGACTTCCAGCCCGACCAGTTCAAGAACAACGTCCTGGCGCTGGCCGACCTGGCCGAATACTTCAAGCTGCCCACCATCCTGACCACCAGCTTCGAGGACGGCCCCAACGGCCCGCTGGTCAAGGAGCTGAAAGACAAGTTCCCCAAGGCGCCCTACATCGCCCGCCCGGGCAACATCAACGCCTGGGACAACGAAGACTTCGTCAAGGCCGTCAAGGCCACCGGCAAGAAGCAGTTGATCATCGCCGGCGTCGTCACCGAAGTCTGCGTGGCCTTCCCGGCGCTGTCGGCCCTGGAAGAAGGCTTTGACGTGTTCGTCGTCACCGACGCGTCGGGCACCTTCAATGAAGTGACCCGCAACGCCGCCTGGAGCCGCATGGAGCAGGCCGGCGCGCAATTGATGAGCTGGTTTGGCGTGGCTTGCGAGCTGCACCGCGACTGGCGCAACGACATCGAAGGCCTGGGGACGCTGTTCTCCAACCACATCCCCGACTACCGCAACCTGATGGCGGCCTACTCCACCGTCAAGGGCAGCAGGTAA
- a CDS encoding hydrolase yields MSVPANFNGQRPVIDPNDAVMLLIDHQSGLFQTVADMPMTELRSLAGALASMATLAKLPVITTASVPQGPNGPLIPEIHENAPHAKYVARKGEINAWDNPEFVAAVKATGRKTLIIAGTITSVCMAFPAISAVAEGYKVFVVVDASGTYSKMAQEITLARVVQAGAVPMDTGAVAAELQKTWHREDAAKWAEVYTKIFPPYQLLIESYNRAQEVIKKGETLDSQR; encoded by the coding sequence ATGAGCGTTCCCGCCAACTTCAATGGCCAGCGCCCCGTCATCGATCCCAACGATGCGGTCATGTTGCTGATCGACCATCAAAGCGGCCTGTTCCAGACGGTCGCCGATATGCCGATGACCGAGCTGCGATCGCTCGCCGGCGCACTGGCTTCCATGGCCACCCTGGCGAAGCTGCCTGTCATCACCACCGCTTCCGTGCCGCAGGGTCCCAACGGCCCGCTGATTCCCGAAATCCATGAGAACGCGCCGCACGCGAAGTACGTCGCGCGCAAAGGCGAAATCAATGCCTGGGACAATCCTGAATTCGTCGCCGCGGTCAAGGCGACCGGCCGCAAGACCCTGATCATTGCCGGCACCATCACCAGCGTCTGCATGGCCTTTCCCGCCATCAGCGCGGTGGCCGAGGGCTACAAGGTCTTCGTGGTGGTCGACGCCTCGGGCACTTATAGCAAGATGGCCCAGGAGATCACCCTGGCGCGCGTGGTGCAGGCCGGCGCCGTGCCCATGGACACGGGCGCCGTGGCAGCCGAACTGCAAAAGACCTGGCACCGCGAAGACGCGGCCAAGTGGGCCGAGGTCTACACCAAGATTTTCCCGCCCTACCAGTTGCTGATCGAAAGCTACAACCGGGCCCAGGAAGTCATCAAGAAGGGCGAAACGCTCGATTCCCAGCGCTGA
- a CDS encoding LysR substrate-binding domain-containing protein, which translates to MHDLNDLYYFVQVVKSGGFAPAGRALGIPKSRLSRRIALLEDRLGVRLIQRSTRSFAVTELGQEYYEQCLSMLAGAEAAQEVIDRTRAEPQGTIRMSAPPALIYYFLGDLVARFMVRCPKVHVYLKSFSRPVDVLREGFDIAVRVRFGPIESSDLIMKPLGMSCQCLVASPALVRGITLPADPHALSELPTLALGTEQRESHWRLDGPDGARIVVPFTPRLVTDDMLALKQAALRGVGVVALPLLMVREELDAGTLVDVGAPWQPEAGSVHAIFPSRRGLLPGVRELLDFLSSEYQDVAKREHDTQVRHKLPTLK; encoded by the coding sequence ATGCATGACTTGAATGACCTCTATTATTTCGTCCAGGTCGTCAAGAGCGGCGGATTCGCGCCCGCCGGGCGGGCGTTGGGCATACCCAAGTCTCGCCTCAGCCGGCGCATCGCGCTGCTGGAAGACAGGCTGGGCGTGCGGCTCATCCAGCGTTCCACGCGCAGCTTCGCCGTGACCGAATTGGGTCAGGAATATTACGAACAATGCCTGTCGATGCTGGCGGGCGCGGAAGCCGCCCAGGAGGTCATCGACCGCACCCGGGCCGAACCGCAAGGCACGATACGCATGAGCGCGCCGCCCGCGCTGATCTACTACTTCCTGGGCGACCTGGTGGCCCGCTTCATGGTGCGCTGCCCCAAGGTCCATGTCTACCTGAAGAGCTTCAGCCGCCCGGTGGACGTGCTGCGCGAGGGCTTCGACATCGCCGTGCGCGTGCGCTTCGGCCCCATCGAGAGCAGCGATCTCATCATGAAACCGCTGGGCATGAGCTGCCAGTGTCTGGTGGCCAGTCCAGCGCTGGTCCGCGGCATCACGCTGCCCGCGGATCCGCATGCCTTGAGCGAATTGCCCACGCTGGCGCTGGGCACCGAACAGCGCGAGTCCCATTGGAGGCTGGACGGGCCGGACGGCGCGCGCATCGTGGTGCCGTTCACGCCGCGCCTGGTGACGGACGACATGCTCGCGCTGAAACAGGCTGCCCTGCGCGGCGTGGGCGTGGTCGCCCTGCCCTTGCTGATGGTCCGCGAGGAACTGGACGCGGGCACCCTGGTGGACGTAGGCGCCCCCTGGCAGCCGGAAGCGGGCAGCGTCCACGCCATCTTTCCGTCGCGCCGCGGCCTGCTGCCCGGCGTGCGGGAGCTGCTGGATTTCCTGAGTTCGGAGTATCAGGACGTGGCCAAGCGCGAACACGACACGCAAGTGCGCCACAAGCTGCCCACCTTGAAGTAG
- a CDS encoding 2-keto-4-pentenoate hydratase — MPASDPAALAREIKAAQDHVSYIAPLTAKRPRFDLDAAYDVAARIHQARLAEGALLVGRKIGFTNAAMWAALGVDFPVWGRVYEHSAVYDDTGEVHCRLARYVEPRIEPEIVLHFHAAPPQTRDPAAILACVDWIAHGFELVQSHYPAWQFQAADTVADNALHGALFIGPLMEPAELGPGLIEQLTSFRVGLSCNGIHRETGSGANVLGSPLAALAHLLAVLAERPADEAIQAGELVTTGTLTKAYPVHGGETWSTTLDGIGLPGLRIVFDE; from the coding sequence ATGCCAGCTTCCGACCCGGCGGCGCTCGCCCGCGAAATCAAAGCGGCGCAGGACCATGTGTCTTACATCGCGCCGCTCACCGCCAAGCGCCCGCGCTTCGACCTGGACGCCGCCTACGACGTGGCCGCGCGTATCCATCAGGCGCGGCTGGCGGAGGGCGCGCTGCTCGTCGGCCGCAAGATCGGGTTCACCAATGCCGCGATGTGGGCGGCGCTGGGCGTGGATTTTCCGGTGTGGGGACGCGTCTACGAACACAGCGCCGTGTATGACGATACCGGCGAAGTGCATTGCCGCCTGGCCCGCTATGTCGAGCCGCGCATCGAGCCGGAGATCGTGCTGCACTTCCATGCCGCGCCGCCGCAAACGCGGGACCCGGCCGCCATACTGGCGTGCGTGGACTGGATCGCCCATGGCTTTGAACTGGTGCAGTCGCACTATCCCGCCTGGCAGTTCCAGGCCGCCGACACGGTGGCGGACAACGCCTTGCATGGCGCGCTCTTCATCGGACCGCTCATGGAGCCGGCCGAGCTCGGGCCGGGGCTGATCGAGCAACTGACGAGTTTTCGGGTCGGCCTGTCCTGCAACGGCATCCACCGCGAAACCGGTTCGGGTGCGAATGTGCTGGGCAGTCCGCTGGCGGCGCTGGCCCATCTGCTGGCAGTGCTGGCCGAACGCCCGGCCGACGAGGCGATCCAGGCGGGCGAACTGGTCACGACCGGCACGTTGACCAAGGCCTATCCAGTGCATGGGGGTGAAACATGGAGCACCACGCTGGACGGCATCGGACTGCCGGGCCTGCGCATCGTGTTCGACGAGTGA
- a CDS encoding LacI family DNA-binding transcriptional regulator — protein sequence MTHRPAPPSAPTYDDVLRVRPEGAAAPARAAAPAKPPRIEEVARLAGVSPITVSRALRQPEKVAQAKRERILQVVAQTGYASNPHARALRSGQSSVVAAFVSNILSQQFALAVQGCAEVLEPQGYQLMVGQTSYSYAKETSMIASLRALRPAAVLFTGVIELEENRQSLRELGIPIMETWAYPRDPIDMLVGFSNYDGGVMAAHHLAERGYRRVAFVARQGGRGDLRRQGFKAAAAELGLQVVAELAVDNAQTIADGRAALARLLAMGQGFDAVFCANDLLAVGALFEARDRKLAIPRDIAILGFGDTDIASEIEPGLTTIGVDSRKLGARAGELLLQRLNGGAPVARQEVFPLTLNQRASA from the coding sequence ATGACCCACCGGCCCGCGCCTCCTTCCGCTCCCACCTACGACGACGTGCTGCGCGTGCGCCCCGAGGGCGCCGCCGCGCCCGCGCGCGCAGCCGCCCCCGCCAAACCGCCGCGCATCGAGGAAGTGGCCAGGCTGGCGGGGGTATCGCCCATCACGGTGTCGCGGGCGCTGCGCCAGCCCGAGAAAGTGGCTCAAGCAAAACGCGAGCGCATCCTGCAGGTGGTGGCGCAGACCGGCTATGCCTCGAATCCGCACGCGCGGGCCCTGCGCTCCGGACAGTCCAGCGTGGTCGCGGCCTTCGTGTCCAACATCCTCAGCCAGCAGTTCGCGCTGGCCGTGCAGGGCTGCGCCGAAGTGCTGGAGCCGCAGGGCTACCAGCTGATGGTGGGACAGACCTCGTATTCCTACGCCAAGGAAACCAGCATGATCGCCTCGCTGCGCGCCCTGCGGCCCGCGGCGGTGCTGTTCACCGGCGTCATCGAACTCGAGGAAAACCGCCAGTCGCTGCGCGAGCTGGGCATCCCCATCATGGAGACCTGGGCCTATCCGCGCGACCCCATCGACATGCTGGTGGGCTTTTCCAATTACGACGGCGGCGTCATGGCCGCACACCATCTCGCCGAACGCGGCTACCGCCGGGTCGCCTTTGTGGCGCGCCAGGGCGGACGCGGCGATCTGCGCCGCCAGGGCTTCAAGGCGGCTGCGGCCGAACTCGGTCTGCAGGTCGTGGCCGAACTGGCGGTGGACAATGCGCAGACTATCGCCGACGGCCGCGCGGCCTTGGCCCGCCTGCTCGCCATGGGCCAGGGCTTCGACGCCGTGTTCTGCGCCAACGACCTGCTGGCGGTGGGCGCGCTGTTCGAGGCGCGCGACCGCAAGCTCGCCATCCCGCGCGACATCGCCATCCTGGGTTTCGGCGATACCGACATCGCCAGCGAAATCGAGCCTGGCCTGACCACCATAGGCGTGGACAGCCGCAAGCTGGGCGCGCGCGCCGGCGAGCTGCTGCTGCAGCGCCTGAATGGCGGCGCGCCCGTCGCGCGCCAGGAAGTGTTTCCGCTGACGCTCAACCAGCGCGCCAGCGCCTAG
- a CDS encoding succinylglutamate desuccinylase/aspartoacylase domain-containing protein, whose translation MHTGLFHDIDFDADGKALSFLGTPYSVDRSPYYQIKTPICRIRNGSGPRVLLMAGNHGDEYEGEVALGRLIRRLDPTRMRGEVTILPLANLPAVMAARRRSPLDNGNLNRAFPGVPGGTPTERLAHFLEHELFPRHDVVFDIHSGGTSMAHLPTALIERQDSPERMARALDLMGSLGMGHAFVAANGRDAPTSMAAAARAGAIGISGEFGGGGTLTPATLAATQRAIDNLLQKLGVTDAPLLGPHESGAPAMQLLELDSHEQNIFATRRGWFEPAVDIGATVRAGDVAGYYHDLNQLDAEEEILRFRQSGIVISRRLHTDCESGDSLIQVARPVGRTDILTAAA comes from the coding sequence ATGCATACCGGCCTGTTTCACGACATAGATTTCGACGCCGACGGCAAGGCGCTCAGTTTCCTGGGCACCCCCTATTCGGTGGACCGTTCGCCCTACTACCAGATCAAGACGCCCATCTGCCGCATCCGCAACGGCAGCGGCCCGCGCGTGCTGCTCATGGCGGGCAACCACGGCGACGAATACGAAGGCGAGGTCGCCCTGGGCCGCCTGATCCGCCGCCTGGACCCCACTCGCATGCGCGGCGAGGTCACCATCCTGCCGCTGGCCAACCTACCCGCCGTGATGGCGGCGCGGCGGCGCTCGCCGCTGGACAACGGCAACCTCAACCGCGCCTTTCCCGGCGTGCCTGGCGGCACCCCGACCGAGCGCCTGGCGCACTTCCTCGAACACGAGCTGTTCCCGCGCCATGACGTGGTGTTCGACATCCATTCCGGCGGCACCTCGATGGCGCACCTGCCCACCGCCCTGATCGAACGCCAGGACTCGCCCGAACGCATGGCGCGCGCGCTGGACCTGATGGGCTCGCTGGGCATGGGCCACGCCTTCGTCGCGGCCAACGGCCGCGACGCGCCCACCTCCATGGCGGCGGCGGCGCGCGCGGGCGCCATCGGCATCAGCGGCGAATTCGGCGGCGGCGGCACCCTGACCCCGGCGACGCTGGCCGCGACCCAACGCGCCATCGACAACCTGCTGCAGAAGCTGGGCGTGACGGACGCGCCGCTGCTGGGCCCGCACGAGTCCGGGGCGCCCGCCATGCAGCTGCTGGAGCTGGACAGCCACGAGCAGAACATCTTCGCCACCCGCCGCGGCTGGTTCGAACCGGCGGTCGACATCGGCGCGACCGTGCGCGCGGGCGATGTCGCGGGCTACTACCACGACCTCAACCAGCTGGACGCGGAAGAGGAAATCCTGCGCTTCCGGCAGTCGGGCATCGTCATTTCGCGGCGCCTGCATACGGACTGCGAATCCGGCGACAGCCTGATCCAGGTCGCGCGCCCGGTCGGCCGGACTGATATCCTGACGGCTGCCGCCTGA
- a CDS encoding RidA family protein: MIKRYKSGSRMSQAVSYNGFVFIAGQVADNRQGSLESQTREVLAKIEALLAEAGSDKSRLLAVDVFLPAIGDFDAMNRVYDAWIDPANPPARACVEARLADPDLRVEMTAVAALR, translated from the coding sequence ATGATCAAACGCTACAAATCCGGCTCGCGCATGAGCCAGGCCGTTTCGTACAACGGCTTCGTGTTCATCGCCGGCCAGGTGGCCGACAACCGCCAGGGTTCGCTGGAATCGCAGACCCGCGAAGTGCTGGCGAAGATCGAGGCGCTGCTGGCCGAGGCCGGCAGCGACAAATCCCGTCTGCTGGCCGTGGACGTGTTCCTGCCCGCCATCGGCGACTTCGACGCCATGAACCGCGTCTACGACGCCTGGATCGATCCCGCCAACCCGCCGGCCCGCGCCTGCGTCGAGGCCCGCCTGGCCGACCCCGACCTGCGGGTCGAGATGACCGCCGTCGCCGCGCTGCGTTAA
- a CDS encoding transporter substrate-binding domain-containing protein, with product MKLYAKLAAAAALCLSLAAPASAADKLQDVLGAGKLRVGVLMDAAPWGFKDARGEAAGLDIDLARLMAADMGVKLELVQVTGASRIPSLLAGKVDVLIAAAGATPERAQQVMFSQPYAAVNLGVYGGASMPQAKTVDELKGHSIAVAKGSTLDIWLTDNAPGAKLVRFEDTPSAVAAYLAGQSESFAENSAIALKVAEDNTARAPQLKFLIRQSPAHAAVQQGQQNLLNWINTFLFANRLNGKLPALQEKWFKEAQTLPQM from the coding sequence ATGAAACTGTACGCCAAGCTGGCCGCCGCCGCGGCCCTCTGTCTCTCCCTGGCCGCCCCCGCCTCGGCCGCCGACAAACTGCAGGACGTGCTGGGCGCGGGCAAGCTGCGCGTGGGCGTGCTGATGGACGCCGCACCCTGGGGCTTCAAGGACGCCCGGGGCGAGGCCGCCGGCCTGGACATCGACCTGGCCCGGCTCATGGCCGCCGACATGGGCGTGAAGCTGGAGCTGGTGCAGGTCACCGGCGCCAGCCGCATCCCCAGCCTGCTGGCCGGCAAGGTTGACGTGCTGATCGCGGCCGCCGGCGCCACGCCTGAACGCGCCCAGCAGGTCATGTTCTCGCAGCCCTACGCCGCGGTGAACCTGGGCGTCTACGGCGGCGCAAGCATGCCGCAGGCCAAGACCGTGGACGAACTGAAGGGCCACAGCATCGCGGTCGCCAAGGGTTCCACCTTGGACATCTGGCTGACCGACAACGCGCCGGGCGCCAAGCTGGTGCGCTTCGAGGACACGCCTTCGGCCGTGGCGGCCTATCTGGCGGGGCAGTCTGAATCGTTCGCCGAGAACAGCGCCATCGCGCTCAAGGTGGCCGAGGACAACACTGCCCGGGCGCCGCAGCTCAAGTTCCTGATCCGCCAGTCGCCCGCCCACGCCGCCGTGCAGCAAGGCCAGCAGAATCTGCTGAACTGGATCAACACCTTCCTCTTCGCCAACCGCCTGAACGGCAAGCTGCCGGCCCTGCAGGAAAAGTGGTTCAAGGAAGCCCAGACCCTGCCGCAGATGTAA